Sequence from the Podarcis raffonei isolate rPodRaf1 chromosome 16, rPodRaf1.pri, whole genome shotgun sequence genome:
TATCTCCTGCAAGCAGTTGGGCGCGACCTGAGCCCAGCTAAAGGCTGCATTTTCAAGTTCTGCTCTGTTTTTTTCCTTGCAGGGCTCGGTAGTCTGGGTCCCTTAGCTTCTGGTGGGCAGAATTTCAGGAGCTAAagcgctctctcttttttattttcctgaaATGGATGGGAAATGGCATGCAGAGCTACACCTGTTGGATGTTTGCCTATCCTGCAGCCACTAAAAGTCCGGGAGTTCCATGCCCTCTAACGTTTCttgaatgaaaatagggacatttctcactctcccccaactgaccctcctcaaactgccccccccatttttgtcccTCACCTGcaaagcatttcctatcagaagagaggcaggtgccaccaccattACACCAATGGAACACAGCACACACGCCCtgtgaaaaccccttaatcccgatgttattttatttttttcttcgggagatttacaaaaagaaaaacaataaattttagaaaggggcaagagacacaaaacatattttttttataatcaaGACACCTTGTGCACTGCCAAAGAGCGAgccggcagtaaatcacactgttcaatgctggagttaactctttattagcaaaaacacgattTTCACATTCTTGGCTGAGTCTCAGGCTTAATGAGCACAGAAGGTAGGTCTGGCCCCATTAATCAGTTGccaagaccaggcataggcaaactcggcccgccatatgtttttggcctacaactcccatgatccctagctagcaggaccagtggtcagggatgatgggaattgtagtcccaaaacagctggagggccaagtttgcctatgcctgggcaagACTGAAGGTCCTCTTGTCTGcagggctttcttccaggtaactggagactgtgcctgcatgtagCCTGTCGCTGCTCTGCCCATTTCATCACTCTTCTGATTCtatcgcagcaggagggggacacctgtgactcttcaccagcctaacctgcctctcggcctcccccctccccctcccctgcttcagcttctgcctctgattctggacttctctctgccaccgactctcccagctcactaagccctgttgcctcttcccagtcttctccctctgaccactcatcgttgggatactgccagggagacgggggcatttggcaggcccccagctggctccagccaccggctggCAGCCGGGCAATCTCCGGTACAGCATCAATcggcgacacgagcctcagatacgtttagagactcGGCACTctcttatcagcagagtgaataacttctcacaacggaagtggcgtacagagacatgtgtaagcattatttacaggcatttattcagcatagttcaggaacaaaggaaaaagcatgtctgcttcccttcgtgtccaagcacacagcagtatagcaaaagcaatatacaaacggaagttcccagcaagcctgtgctggaagtaaacacgcatgtgacacacaacagtcatgcctgttccttttaaggtggaacagaactatatcTTAACAGTCCCACCACCCCTCCCCAGGCTCAGGGTAtccttcccttggtggttccccaagCTGgttgctcccaccattcctctgcatccaacgaGTCCGTGACATGCCTCTGTTAAGAAACAGTGCTTCTGGACATGTGCCAAACACCTTCTCCTCTTCAGCACTGGGGAGCTGCTCCCAGCTCATGCAACTCTGGCCTTAGGGGCCTCGGATTCTGCTCCAGCGGCCAGCTTGAGCCCTCCAGTGGCTCTGCATGGGTGGGCAGGCTACCCTAGGAGACAGTGGGAGTTCAGGAGAACCCTGGACTAGTGAACTCACAATGGGGGGCTGTGTGGCGGGCAAGGAAATTCCAGAACGCCTCCACTTGGCCTCAGAGTCACAAGCCACCTGACCAgcgccatggcttcccccagggaGCTTCTGCTGCCCCTGACCCTAGTCTGGGCGCTGGTGCTGCTGGGAGGGACAAAGGGGGCTGGTCCCGAGGGTCCCTGCGAAGCACAAGTACGATATCGAGAGAGCAGCTCAGAGACTGGCGGCAGCTGGCTTGGCACAATTGCTCTGCTCAGCAGTGTTTGTGCCAcctggctttttgttttttacgCAATCCATTGCCTATGTGCCAGCAAGGACCGGTGCAGCCAGGGGCTAGAGGGGGACTGCGACCTGCGTTGGAAGGTGAGGGAACATCTACCTGTCTTCCTGTGTACCTACTGTCGGAGGGAGCCGGCAGGGAGAACAGGTTGTTTGCAGAACAGAGAAAGACTGGGAAACACCAGTTAACTTTATTAAGGAAGCGGAACAGAAAACATGCAGAGACTTCTATGGGTTGCTCCTGTCTTAGCAGTTGTCCGGACTGGCTTGTAACTCCCTGCTTCACTCTCTAACCTTCTGTGTCAGGCCTCTTCCTCTGTCTACGGCGAGACTCAAAGGACCCTCTCTGTTTCTGCTCGGTGACACGCAGTAGACGCCTTGATCTGGGAGTTTGTGGGGCTTGCAGGCTGCCAGCAGAAAAGCTCTCAGGGTGTTTCTGCAGTGGAGATGCCAATCTGATTCCTGTTCGGCTGGGGCACCTGCctgttttccccccttccaaGTTCCCAGCATCTACCacatcccagcttttcccctcctctGAGGTGTGGCTGGTTTCCCATCACCAGGGGCCTGGATCCACATTCTCTCCCTAGGGGAAAGATGCCTCAGGTGGGCTTCCACCTTGGTCAGGTGGcttcagggccatctttagcaggtgcggcgccggggtgcaaatagccacccagcgcccccaagttaccatggatagtgttggggtggccgtagctgcgcactgccagccatcaAGGAGGggcacaactctcccccatgccgctgcaggagagcgatccctgcagaggcttgggagggaagctgcgccTGCCAACCTTATGGTTGGTGGGGCGCCGCTggtgggcatgcagggaaaggggaggccaccggcaaagccatgcagctcccccacttgctggggtgcccctgagaggctggcgccctggcgcgacgcaccactaagccctatgggaaagacggctcagGCTGGCTTCCATCACTCCTCATCTAGCCAGTCCTTGACACCAACCTTCCCATCCATCTGCTCCATTTAtcttccatctttcctccaaggagctcaaggtggcaaacgtacttctcctcctccccatcttatccccacaacagccctgagaggtaggtgaggctgagaggcagtgactggcccccgaGGTCACACCCAGTGAACTCCATGGCTCAGTGGGAATTTTAACCCCATTCTCCCAAGTCCTAGCCCGACACTCTAACTGTGACACCACACCGGCAGGAATCAGCGGGAATCGACTCCTTTAGaaggaagccctagcctctgcTGCTCATGCATTGGTGATCTCTGGAATAggctactgcaatgctctctgtcTGGGGCTGCCTTGGATGACAGTTAAGTCTTCTGCTTGCGCAAATGCGACTGTCTCATATCGTAGCAGATGCACCATTTGTGGGTGGATTTTTGGGCCCGATTTTAAGTGTTGACCTTTAAAATTGTATATGAAGTCTTAAAGGTGTCAAATGTTatttcatctccccccccccattatcatACTTACCAGAATATGTCTGTCCCACCTGTATTTATTCAGAAGCATGtggtttttgtacacattgttttCCCTCTCCAAAAGCGGGCATTTttactgctgttgttgcatacataaaaaatacttctcgccaagtattggaagacacaagatctacccaccgtggaagagtggcagatgcaagtgatcgactacatggagatggcagaaatgaccggcagaatccgtgaccagggagaagaactgatggaacaggactggaaaaagtttaaggactatttacaaaaatattgcaaaatgtttgagtgttaacatgatgtgggaagtgaaggtaacagggcatgtgggatttggttaaaagtgaatgaaaagaagaattttgaaaaggagaagggggttatgaaaagaataatattatgtcatagtatataagatgaggaatgggctaagataagggaaatttgggacataataattaggaaaatataattttaagtatggtttgaataacggtttgaacttgctgaatttgatcggaataaagaggaacacaaaaaagagagatgtgaggaggtcaggacagagggatatggaattttgtaatttaaaaagtggatttttcttttttctcttcttcttttttgttatgtatttttgttttttgtttctttctgtggGCTCTATCTAATGGATTGATCTATGTGAAAGgatgaactttttgatttgtaaaattttaataaacatttatttttaaaaaaaaaacaaaagcgggCATTTTTATAAGTGAAGGTGCACCCTAAATAAAACTCACATCCCCAAATTTGGAACATTTATAAATGATTTAAACAACACAGATTCCACCCTGGGTAGGGGGATCCCGCTGTtcacttcctcctttttttgcaagaACTGCCCTCTTGTTCCTCCCAAGATTCCTGCTCTTTGACCAGTTATTCTTAGCCATAACAAGAGGATCTGCCCTCTTATCCCAGGACTTATTGCACTTACTCAGGAGCCTGGGGTGGAGAGACTATGCCAAAAGCCGTCTGAGGGTTTGCTGGATCCCTCGTACCTGGAGATTTAGGGAAGGCTGGCAAGATCTGCCTCTCAGCCAGGCTTGGAGCCTTTATCCATTGATGGTACATTTCTCAGGGGCCTTCTATAGGGGCTTGCATGCTTGTGGCAGGTGGGGCCACCGTCAAAAGTGAGTGGGGTCCTTTCCTTCTCTTCcacttccccccatttttcctctcccCAAAACGAGGGTTGCATGAATTGGGCTGAGGTTGGCAGCTGGCCACCATGGCTGGCTTCAGGCTGCCCACCCTTCTCCTGTGTGTTTGGCCACCCTATCCTCAGaatgatagaactgtagagttggaagggaccaccaagggtcatccagcctgacccccttgcaatgcagaaatcacaatcaAAGAATCCCCTGGGGACAAGTGTTTGTTCTGACTGGTCTGttgcctctcctcttccccaagCAGGGCGGCCAGGCAGCTtgtggggaaggagaagagaacCACCTCGCTGCATCTCAGGAGCTGGCCTGCACCCGGACCAGGGGCACATCTCGCAAGCCGGTCTGCAGCCAGGCCCAGCAAGCCTACGCCCGGCAACTGGCCTGCATGGAGCAAGAACTGGAAGGCTTCCTCTCCGAGGTGAGGAACCGGCGGAACGCCCTCGGAGACATCGTGGTGGAGGAGAGGTGCCCCCAGAACACGGAGCGGGGCCAAGACAAGCTGCGCATCACTGTCTACGAGATCTCAGACACCGAGGGGGCCGGGCAGCCACAGCAGAGAGGACGCAGGCGGAAGATGCAACTTTCATATTAATTATATAAAAAAGACATACATGAGAGCTGAGTTGGCCTGGCTTGGAACATGGGTACACATGGGTGTATATTGGTATACATGGGTTATGTGGAAGTACCTGGGGGTATACACTGGTATACCTGAGTGTATATGAGTGCATGGCCTGCACACGGGCGTGTACATGGGTATACATGAGTGCACGTGGGTGCATGTGAGTATACATATTTGTatgggggacacaggtggcgctgtggtataaagcactgagcctcttgggcttgctgatcggaaggtcggcggtttgaatctacacaacggagtgagctcccattgctctgtcccagctcctgccaacctaatagtctgaaagtgcaagtagataaaaaggtaccgctgcggtaggaaggtaaacagcgtttctgtgtgctctggtttccgtcacggtgtcccgttgcaccagaagtggtttagtcctgctggccacatgacccagaaagctgtctgtggacaaacgctggctccctcagcctgaaagtgagatgagcaccgcaaccccatagtcactttaaccgtccaggagtcctttacctttccccccTACATATTTGTATGGGTATACATGGGTTACTTGGGGGTATACATGGAAACATGGGTGCACAGGGGGTGCACATGGATGAGCTGTGGGACTTCATGTGGCTAAAGTGCTATGAGGTCAGAGCTTGAGTAAAGATGGGCAGTCATGCTTAGCTACAGAGCCTAAGGGGAGTcaagacagtaagagctgttcgacagtggaatttgctgccaaggagtgtggtggagtctccttctttggaggtctttaagcagaggcttgacaaccatatgttaggagtgctctgatggtgtttcctgcttggcagggggttggattcaatggcccttgtggtctcttccaactctatgattctatgattctatgaagaggactcaaatgttattatttattttatttattgcatttctatcccgtgattttctccaaggagctttaTTATTGGCTTCTGCATCAAAGGAGCCAAGCCTATCATTGCAGTACTGGGAATAAAACATGGAGAGAGGAGAGATTTGAACCCAGTCCCCTGGATCTTAGTCACAAtgttgcatatcctccaacatttctccaatgtaaataggggcatcctattccattattattattattattattattactataatattttatttataccccacccatgaaactgggttgccccagccactgtgggcagcttccaacatgtataagaacaataataaaacattacacattaaaaaaatttCCCTATgctgggctgctttcagatgtcttctacaggcAGCATAGTtacgtactgtattttttgctctataagactcactttttccctcctaaaaagtaaggggaaatgtgtgtgcatcttatggagcgaatgcaggctgcacagctatcccagaagccagaacagcaagagggattgctgctttcactgcacagcgatccctcttgctgttctggcttctgagattcataatattttttttcttgttttcctcctccaaaaactaggtgggtCTTgcggtctggtgcatcttatagaacgaaaaatacggtacttatctccttggctcagggtgtATGTGTCGGGAGttatataactccataccctccaacatttatccagtgaaaatagagacatactaaagcaaagcaggacattccaggatcaaatcagaaactggaacggctcctgtaaatctgggactgtccctggaaaatagggtctgaTGCTGTTGGGTCTCATTTATGCGGAGACTTGTTCAGATCACCTCAGCAAGGACTGGAGTCCCCATCTATTGGCAGATTGAATAACCAGCAAGGTCTTGCCTTGTTAGCAAGCAGGGCGGTACAGCTACTGCAGATTGATCAATAACAGATATCAAATCAAGAGGAGTCCAGCTTTCCTCCAGCCCAAGGCAGGGATGGTGATGATGACACAAAGGAGGGCAGCTGTGTGACTCTGGGCAGGAGGGAGGCTGGGCCAGAGGGGCCTCTGGCTTGCATGAAACACCAGGCAAGGCCAGTGCCTCCCTGCCCGCCCCACTTTCTGGCTTCCCCAAGCTCTTGGCCATGGCTGTCAAAAGCTCCTCCCTGGCGTGGTCCTTCCTGGCCGTGGTCTTCATGATTGCAGGGGCCGCTGCTGTCCAGAGCGCCTGTGGACATCACTACCGCTACCGCAAGCCACGAGCCGACACCTACGAGTGGCAGGGCTACTTTGTGGCCCTGACcatcctcctgggcagcggctgCGGCCTGGCCTGGTGCATCCTCATTGTCACCTACAACATGGGCCAAAGGGGAGGCCAGGAGTTGCCACAGATCCCCTCTGCAGGTGAACAGATGCCCGCAGCCATGGTGAGCCTCGGGGAGCTGGTGGGGCGGGAAGGAGGCAGGTTGCCAGTGAGAGAAGGAAGTGGGAGGGAGCCACCTCTGTTGCAGGAGGCCAGGTGGTCACTTCTGCggacctccagaggttgctggacacAAGAACAGCCCGTAGGTAGCTCAGGCCAAAGCGAGGGGCCTGTGCAGTCCAGcacccagttctcacagtggccaaattcCCCATGGATCCTAGCAAttcagatagactgcctctgtgcCTGGAAGTTCCATAACAACCTAAGCTGAGCctcccagctggatcaggcctaagGGGGACcaactggtccagcatcctgttctcacagtggccaaccagatgccccagtgcaaacccaaaagcaggacccaAACGCAAGGGCACTCTCCCTGCCTGCCgttcccagcatctggtattaTTCATACTGACTCTGACAGTGGCGGTTCCACACAGCCTTCTCCTCAATGAActtgcccaatcctctttgaaggtggccatcgctgcatcttgtggcagtgagttccaaagtctatgcactgtgtgaagaaggactttgtttcgtctgtcctgaatattccaacattcagcttcactgggtggCCCTGAGTTCAAGGATTATGAGGGCGGGATAAAAACTTTCTCCTTATCACCTTACACCAGGCATATTTTTACACACCTCTGCCatctcatcctcctccctctttctctccttttctctaaattCAAAAGACCCAAATGTTGTAGCCTTTCCTGGTAGGGGAATTGCTCCACTGCCTTGACAGTTCTGGGTGTTCCTTTCTGACCATCTTCTACGATATCCCATTGGATCAGATACAAATGGTATAATGACCATTGGCAGGTGTGTCTAaagacagggccagcccaataaaTGATGCCGCCTGAGTCCAAGGACAAGATGGCTGCCGCCACCCTCTTCCAGGAACAAAAGCTGACCAGGCTGGCCATCGAACGTTGATTCCTCCACTGCACCAGAGGGCAGGAGACCATAGCCACGTTCACACCTGACATATAAAGAGCTATCACTTTAACAGTCCCAGCTTCCCCCatagcattctgggagctgtagtttgtaaaggtgctgagagttgctaggagacccctattcccctctcagagcagctacaattcccagagttccctgtgaagagggaatgGTTGTTAAAAtcattatgggaactgtagctccgtgAGGAGAAccgggggcctcctaacaactctcagcacacctcacaaactacagttcccatgattctttgttaccactatttaaagtggtaacacagtgcttttaatgtgtggtgtGGCCTTGCTTAGCGGGTTCAGAACAGGCATACACAGCTCTGCCCATTTTCTGCCCCTCAGTATgtaccacctgaggcagcagtctcactctgcctcatggctGAGCTGGGCCTGTGCATTAGGATTGGGTGGGGTTGTAAGTTGCCctgaggtcagagggaaattAAATGAAGCAACTGCAGATAGCGGCAATTCAGGAGAGAATGTTTTAATTGTAATTCGGCCATTATATGGTGGCACCTCCCTTTGAAAGTGTCCAAATATGGCTGCCTTAAAATAAATAGTTGAGTATCTTTGTAGGTTAAAAGGTCCTCCTACTATCTTCTCAATAGTGCCATTTCTGATTTTGAATTTGGGTCAGGCAGAGGGATCAGTTAGGCAGAGAGAATCCTGTGTCTTGGATGAAcaagggaggtggggaaaggatGGGTAGTTAGGAATACTTTTGTTGAAGAGGGGGTCCTGAGGAGGGAGGCTTTTACCACCAAGGCTGCACTGATCTTGCCATATTTGCAGGCAAGATAGGAGTCAGGGGCTAGGAATGGAAACCAGAGGGGCCTGACCTTGCAAGGCCCTGAAATGTGACCTCTTTTctgctttggacagggccaccaAGACAAACTGACACTGAGCCCAGGGATGAACCGTGAAAGGTCCGTCAGCTTTGCGACCCTGCCTGGGCTAAAGAGCCAAGTCACAAACGAGGAGGACCAGCCTTGGCTGAAGCGACAAGTCTCAAAGGAGGAGTTTCGGACGAAGTCCCAGTTGGACACAAGCATAGGAAGTCGGACGCCATCCCAACTGAACTTAAACCAGGGGGTTCGGGCCCCATCCCAGATGAACGCAAGCGAGGCAGTTAGCACCCTGTCACAGATGAACACAAATGAGGGGGTACGGACCCTGTTCCAGATGAACGAGGCAGATAGGGTTCTAGCCCAGATGAACATGACTGAGGGGATGAGGGCCCAATCCCAGGTGGATGAAATGATTGGGAACCCCTCCCAGAGGAACGTGAACGAGGCAATTTGGACCCCCTCCCAGAGGAACATGAATGAGGTGAACAGGGCCCCCTCCCAGATGAACACGAATGAGGCAATTTGGACCCCATCCCAGATGAACACGAACAAGGTGATTTGGAGTTCCTCCCAGATGAAAGCAAATGAAGCAGTTTGGACCCCCTCCCAGAGGAACGTGAACGAGTTGAAAAGGGCCCCATCCCAGATGAACATGAAGGAAGCAATTTGGACCCCCTCTCAGAACGAGGTGACTAGGACCCCAACCCAGAATAACATAAACAAGCTAAAAAGAGCCCCAACGCAGCTGAACATAAATGAAACGGTTGGGACCCCATCCCTTCCACCTCAGCAGGAAGGCCAGTCCTCCAGGCCTGAAGAGCAAGGCGGTGGCACTCTGTGGAACTTCATGGAGCAGGAGCTGGAAAGGCTTCTGAGCGCCCTACGCCTCCACCGGACCCCCACGCCAACCCCCGCGGCTGAGGAGACGCCGGCCCCCTTGGCCAACGATACTCCAAGCGCCCCAGCTGAGGAGGTGCCGAAACCCCCGGCTGAGGAGGTGCTGGGCCTCGACCAGACTGAGGACAAGGAGACCTTGATGCACCTCATCATCTGTGAAGTCCCCCAAGACAGAGGAGCCACCAGGGGTCGGGGGCGCAAGAGGAAAGCGAGCAGAGGACGCAAATAAagtgcagagaaagagagagggtggCAGGtcggtgtgtgtgttgtgaggcAGGAGGAGTCATTGGTAGAAATGGCTTCCTTCACCGCCACCCTCCTGCATATATCCTCAGGAGATTCCTTGATTTTAAAGCAATTCTTCATCCCAGGAGCTCCGAAGGGCCTACATAAccctcatagaattgcagagttgaaagagacccaaAGGGTCCTCTattccaaccgcctgcaatgcaggaatagcaggaaacatctcaaagcaaccctgtgaggtaggctaggctgccCCAAGTATACCCAGTGAGCTTTGCGACTGAACAGTTTTGAACGCAGGTCTCCCTCTTCTAAGTCCAACAGGCTGAACTTCCCCCAAACTGGTgctatgggtgtagccaggatttattttaggggaggaacaggctttatgttggggatgggggaggtagaactgagctatctgtgatgcaattggtcagttagttgagtatttttatttattacttgaTTTAGTGGGGGCAGCTGTCCCACTGCTATGCCcatgcctggtgccctccagatgtttggactacaactcccagcaagtCCCAGGCAGCACAGCTGTACGATGCTAGGATTGGAGGGAGCTTgtactgtagtccaaaaccttaGGCCTGTTAATCTCAAGCTAACCTGGCTGTCAGGAGCCAGAATCAGGGGTGGTCAGCAATAAAAACACCTGGTgtcagaaaccaaaacagtgcaggcctagtgctCCTaccaactcttcccagtaggcaAATTGTCCTTCTTGTAAAGGTATCCCGTGAACTAAAAGTTATCTAAAGGGCAGAGCTCAAATGACCTTTTTCACACATGATTTCATTTCTTATACAAATACTGAGGGAAATAGTCTCTCAGTACCACCAGCTTTTGCCAATGTCTGGTTCATTTCAGCTCATATAGAATCTTTATTTTCTACCATGATGGAACCCGATaatgcttttatttttcaaaagtctttattattTGTGAAGGGAGCTTTTTTATAAGCTAATACTTCATTATCCTTCTGGAGCTGCGCTGGATCTTTTGACGTGTGTCCTTCCAAACTCGTGACACTTGATAGTTCAAATCTCTGAATCTTtggggtttttctctctctcttatgttTGCACTTTTTTTGTTTATCagtcaatttttaaaacaaaaaacaaatcagcTGAGAATGACCGCTGTGCCGCGAAGcaatggcactctgcacatgcccaaggCGGCGCTTTCCCCTTCTTCTGCGCGACGGGGTGCAGTCTCGCCAGTGACCGGCAGAGGGCAGCACGAGACAAGCTTTTCTCCTGGGGGGCGCCTTCGTCAGCTATCCCTCCGccccctccccgctccccaaACCCGGCCCCGTTTATCTCCCCGCCTCTTCGTGTCCGGCCAGGCAGATCCGCGGCGGGGCCGGGATGGGAAGGGCGAAGAGGGGCGCCCCGTAGCGCATCCCGCGCTCTCCAGGTGAGAACTGGGCAGCGGGCAAAGGAAGAGGGGAGTGGTGTCTAGCGGTTACAGCAGAGGCTGCGGCTTAGCCAGGAAGACTCATTGAGCCCCCAAAGACaccattggggggaggggaacgcAGAAAAAGAAAGCGCTCCCCCCCAGCCTGCCAGTTGTGGAAGGAGGAGGTGCAACTCTGCCCCAGTTTAGTGATCCGGACGTGGGGTGCTCAGTTCTCCGGGAGCTACGCTAGGCTTTATGGAgcttgggtggggtgggtggtagCAGTGTGCCTTTCTCAGGGTGGCGAGTGGGGTCTCCCTTCCCTTGGGTGACATCATTTCCCTTGCTGATAGGCGGGCGGG
This genomic interval carries:
- the LOC128403970 gene encoding uncharacterized protein LOC128403970 isoform X1, giving the protein MASPRELLLPLTLVWALVLLGGTKGAGPEGPCEAQVRYRESSSETGGSWLGTIALLSSVCATWLFVFYAIHCLCASKDRCSQGLEGDCDLRWKQGGQAACGEGEENHLAASQELACTRTRGTSRKPVCSQAQQAYARQLACMEQELEGFLSEVRNRRNALGDIVVEERCPQNTERGQDKLRITVYEISDTEGAGQPQQRGRRRKMQLSY
- the LOC128403970 gene encoding uncharacterized protein LOC128403970 isoform X2 → MASPRELLLPLTLVWALVLLGGTKGAGPEGPCEAQVRYRESSSETGGSWLGTIALLSSVCATWLFVFYAIHCLCASKDRCSQGLEGDCDLRWKGGQAACGEGEENHLAASQELACTRTRGTSRKPVCSQAQQAYARQLACMEQELEGFLSEVRNRRNALGDIVVEERCPQNTERGQDKLRITVYEISDTEGAGQPQQRGRRRKMQLSY
- the LOC128404173 gene encoding uncharacterized protein LOC128404173 encodes the protein MAVKSSSLAWSFLAVVFMIAGAAAVQSACGHHYRYRKPRADTYEWQGYFVALTILLGSGCGLAWCILIVTYNMGQRGGQELPQIPSAGEQMPAAMGHQDKLTLSPGMNRERSVSFATLPGLKSQVTNEEDQPWLKRQVSKEEFRTKSQLDTSIGSRTPSQLNLNQGVRAPSQMNASEAVSTLSQMNTNEGVRTLFQMNEADRVLAQMNMTEGMRAQSQVDEMIGNPSQRNVNEAIWTPSQRNMNEVNRAPSQMNTNEAIWTPSQMNTNKVIWSSSQMKANEAVWTPSQRNVNELKRAPSQMNMKEAIWTPSQNEVTRTPTQNNINKLKRAPTQLNINETVGTPSLPPQQEGQSSRPEEQGGGTLWNFMEQELERLLSALRLHRTPTPTPAAEETPAPLANDTPSAPAEEVPKPPAEEVLGLDQTEDKETLMHLIICEVPQDRGATRGRGRKRKASRGRK